A stretch of Microbacterium caowuchunii DNA encodes these proteins:
- a CDS encoding alpha/beta fold hydrolase, whose translation MDILLIPGLWLDASSWNDVLPTLQDAGHRPVPLTMPGLGLPAPESADIGITDWVDAVTSEIDRRADPVVLVAHSGGGNVAWGAVDARPDRVARVVLVDTVLPADGGSISEFPLVDGVVPFPDWETFDAPDTADLDTPTRERIVAMTASVPGRVPTDPLPLTDERRHRVPVTILSGALDDAQLRTMLREWPRYAAELDAVVEVDVIPLGSGHWPQYSMPTRLGEAIVTAVDGGT comes from the coding sequence ATGGACATCCTGCTGATCCCCGGACTCTGGTTGGACGCCTCCTCCTGGAACGACGTCCTCCCCACGCTGCAAGACGCCGGTCACAGACCGGTCCCGCTCACGATGCCGGGGCTCGGCCTCCCGGCCCCCGAGTCGGCCGACATCGGCATCACCGACTGGGTGGATGCCGTGACCTCGGAGATCGACCGCCGCGCCGACCCCGTGGTGCTCGTCGCGCACAGCGGCGGCGGCAACGTCGCCTGGGGCGCCGTCGACGCACGACCGGATCGTGTCGCCCGCGTCGTGCTCGTGGACACGGTCCTGCCCGCAGACGGCGGGAGCATCTCGGAGTTCCCGCTCGTCGACGGCGTCGTGCCGTTCCCGGATTGGGAGACGTTCGACGCCCCGGACACCGCCGACCTGGATACGCCGACCCGGGAACGGATCGTCGCGATGACGGCGTCGGTCCCCGGCCGGGTACCGACCGATCCCCTCCCGCTCACCGACGAGCGACGTCACCGGGTTCCGGTCACGATCCTTTCCGGGGCGCTCGACGACGCGCAGCTACGCACCATGCTGCGCGAGTGGCCACGGTATGCCGCCGAGCTGGACGCGGTCGTCGAGGTGGACGTCATCCCACTCGGATCGGGCCATTGGCCGCAGTACTCCATGCCGACGCGTCTCGGCGAGGCGATCGTCACCGCCGTGGACGGAGGCACGTGA
- a CDS encoding ABC transporter substrate-binding protein translates to MSLTRIRAGFAATVAAAAVLALAGCSGGASSPAATSPGEAGADGFPVTIAHAFGETVIESKPERIVTWGWGAADAVLALGEVPVAIPAQPYGGDEDGVLPWIADELESLDAQTPIVLDSSTNEVPIEAVAAADPDLFLAPYSGLTEDEYQQLTGLGIPVVAYPETAWSTPWRDVITITGQALGAEAAADEVIAGIEEDIAAKAAENPAFAENTVAQVWDTAGTFYVYLPADPRVEFIEDLGFTTAPSVSELDTGEATFYYTLGYENLDRLTSDVLIAYADSQEQMDAFLASDQAALLPQVAAGKVVQIVGEAEVASMSPPTALSVAWGLDAYVDALAQVVGD, encoded by the coding sequence ATGTCCCTGACCCGCATCCGCGCCGGCTTCGCGGCGACCGTGGCAGCCGCCGCCGTCCTCGCCCTCGCCGGCTGCTCCGGCGGCGCCTCGAGCCCGGCCGCAACTTCGCCGGGGGAGGCCGGCGCCGACGGCTTCCCGGTCACGATCGCGCACGCCTTCGGCGAGACCGTCATCGAGTCGAAACCCGAGCGCATCGTGACGTGGGGCTGGGGCGCGGCGGACGCCGTACTGGCACTCGGCGAGGTGCCGGTCGCGATCCCGGCGCAGCCGTACGGCGGCGACGAGGACGGGGTGCTGCCCTGGATCGCGGACGAGCTCGAGTCCTTGGACGCGCAGACCCCCATCGTGCTCGATTCGTCGACGAACGAGGTCCCGATCGAAGCGGTCGCCGCCGCCGACCCTGACCTGTTCCTCGCCCCTTACTCCGGCCTCACCGAGGACGAGTACCAGCAGCTGACGGGTCTGGGGATCCCGGTGGTGGCCTATCCCGAGACCGCGTGGTCGACGCCCTGGCGCGACGTGATCACGATCACCGGCCAGGCGCTGGGCGCGGAGGCGGCCGCGGACGAGGTCATCGCCGGCATCGAGGAGGACATCGCCGCGAAGGCGGCGGAGAACCCGGCGTTCGCGGAGAACACCGTCGCCCAGGTGTGGGACACGGCCGGAACCTTCTACGTGTACCTGCCGGCCGACCCGCGGGTCGAGTTCATCGAGGACCTCGGGTTCACGACGGCTCCGAGCGTCTCCGAGCTCGACACGGGTGAGGCCACGTTCTACTACACGCTCGGGTACGAGAACCTCGATCGGCTCACGAGCGACGTGCTGATCGCCTACGCGGACAGCCAGGAGCAGATGGACGCCTTCCTGGCCTCCGACCAGGCCGCGCTGCTTCCGCAGGTCGCCGCCGGGAAGGTCGTGCAGATCGTGGGCGAGGCGGAGGTCGCCTCGATGTCGCCCCCCACCGCGCTCTCCGTCGCCTGGGGTCTCGACGCCTACGTCGACGCCCTCGCGCAGGTCGTCGGCGACTGA
- a CDS encoding HNH endonuclease signature motif containing protein: MDGFPATMDAWEDGRITRAHVLLITDLGGPLPPDARAAFEEIALPRCEDEVAGRLRGELGIVAERLHPRSLTERHAEAREDRCVTTFPLRDGLSGLNIIGPTVLIEAVYDRVTTQGGEVIDARAAAQARVRGRAAAGASDVSPVSPTQDDILASDSRSLDHIRADLLLDMLLTAQPGADPTRTDDGPGTLGAIRAKVQVVVPALTLLGADQHPADLVGRAPIDAETARTLAGATPEPWTRVLTHPVSGAVLATDTRFAEAPLRNFLQARDRHCRFPGCRVPAIRCETDHTLDHAQGGKTCVDNSAELCQRHHSMKQFTAWQVRQLGDGLLEWTSPLGHSYIDQPPAPTVHFVPDLDDPGAREQSARLRSPPRHGRASPIRHRSEHSSIPSGVARGPERTATPPRSPPARRTDRATRYAPFRLRRMSAPRRSVRPWTSC; encoded by the coding sequence GTGGACGGATTCCCCGCCACCATGGACGCGTGGGAGGACGGTCGGATCACGCGCGCACATGTGCTGCTGATCACCGACCTCGGCGGGCCACTGCCGCCCGACGCGCGTGCCGCGTTCGAGGAGATCGCACTGCCGCGGTGTGAAGACGAGGTCGCCGGCCGACTGCGCGGCGAGCTCGGCATCGTCGCGGAACGCCTGCACCCACGCAGTCTCACCGAGCGGCATGCCGAGGCGCGCGAGGACCGCTGCGTGACCACGTTCCCCCTACGGGACGGCCTGTCCGGACTGAACATCATCGGCCCGACCGTGCTGATCGAGGCCGTCTACGATCGCGTCACCACCCAGGGCGGCGAGGTGATCGATGCTCGCGCTGCGGCGCAGGCGCGAGTCCGGGGCCGCGCTGCAGCCGGAGCATCCGACGTGTCTCCCGTTTCGCCCACGCAGGACGACATCCTGGCCTCCGACAGTCGATCCCTCGACCATATCCGTGCGGACCTCCTGCTCGACATGCTGCTCACCGCACAGCCCGGAGCCGACCCCACCCGTACCGACGACGGACCCGGCACCCTCGGCGCCATCCGCGCCAAAGTCCAGGTCGTCGTCCCCGCACTCACCCTTCTCGGTGCCGACCAACACCCGGCCGACCTGGTCGGACGGGCACCCATCGACGCCGAAACGGCACGCACGCTCGCCGGTGCCACCCCGGAACCATGGACGCGCGTGCTCACGCACCCGGTCTCGGGTGCCGTGCTCGCCACCGACACGAGGTTCGCGGAGGCTCCGCTGCGGAACTTCCTCCAGGCCCGCGACAGGCACTGCCGATTCCCGGGCTGCCGGGTACCCGCCATCCGCTGCGAAACCGATCACACCCTCGATCACGCCCAGGGTGGGAAGACCTGCGTGGACAACAGCGCGGAGCTCTGCCAGCGCCACCACTCCATGAAGCAATTCACCGCCTGGCAAGTCCGGCAACTGGGCGACGGGCTCCTCGAATGGACCTCGCCCCTCGGGCACAGCTACATCGACCAACCGCCCGCACCGACGGTGCACTTCGTGCCGGATCTCGACGACCCGGGTGCGAGGGAGCAGTCCGCCCGCCTCCGAAGCCCACCCCGCCACGGACGCGCTTCGCCGATCCGCCACCGTTCTGAGCACAGCTCGATCCCGTCCGGCGTGGCGCGTGGGCCTGAGCGCACCGCCACCCCGCCCCGCTCCCCTCCGGCACGGCGCACTGACCGAGCCACCAGGTACGCGCCGTTCCGACTGAGGCGGATGTCGGCGCCACGGCGTAGCGTTCGCCCATGGACATCCTGCTGA
- a CDS encoding ABC-F family ATP-binding cassette domain-containing protein yields the protein MLAVHDLEIRVGARVLMSDVSFRVGRGDKIGLVGRNGAGKTTLTKVLAGDLLPSDGSIDRSGELGYLPQDPRTGDPEMLARTRILDARGLGTLALGMHEASLAMGDDDPAVAEQAMRRYGTLTERFEGLGGYAAEAEAASIAHNLSLPDRILEQPLKTLSGGQRRRIELARILFSDADTMILDEPTNHLDADSVVWLREFLKNYKGGLIVISHDVELVGETVNRVFYLDANRQVIDIYNMNWKNYLRQRVADEERRKKERVNVEKKATALQLQAARFGAKASKAAAAHQMVARAEKMLSGLDDVRQEDRVAKLRFPKPAPCGKTPLMARGLSKSYGSLEIFTDVDLAIDRGSKVVVLGLNGAGKTTLLRMLAGVDEPDTGVIEPGHGLKVGYYAQEHENLDVDRSVLENMMSAAPNITATEARKVLGSFLFTGDDVLKPAGVLSGGEKTRLSLATLVVSSANMLLLDEPTNNLDPASREEILDALAHYEGAVVLVSHDEGAVQALNPERVLILPDGVEDIWGRDYIDLITLA from the coding sequence GTGCTCGCCGTGCACGACCTCGAGATTCGCGTGGGCGCCCGCGTGCTCATGTCCGACGTGTCCTTCCGAGTGGGAAGGGGCGACAAGATCGGTCTCGTGGGACGCAACGGTGCGGGAAAGACGACCCTGACCAAGGTCCTCGCCGGCGACCTGTTGCCCTCCGACGGTTCGATCGACCGCAGCGGCGAGCTCGGCTACCTGCCGCAGGACCCCCGCACGGGCGACCCGGAGATGCTGGCGCGCACCCGCATCCTCGATGCGCGCGGACTCGGGACGCTGGCGCTGGGCATGCACGAGGCGTCTCTGGCGATGGGGGACGACGATCCCGCGGTGGCCGAGCAGGCTATGCGCCGATACGGCACCCTCACCGAGCGCTTCGAAGGACTGGGCGGTTATGCCGCGGAGGCGGAGGCCGCGTCCATCGCGCACAACCTCTCGCTCCCGGACCGCATCCTCGAGCAGCCGTTGAAGACCCTCTCGGGCGGCCAGCGCCGCCGTATCGAGCTGGCGCGCATCCTGTTCTCGGATGCGGACACGATGATCCTCGACGAACCGACCAACCACCTGGACGCGGACAGCGTCGTGTGGCTGCGTGAGTTCCTCAAGAACTACAAGGGCGGGCTCATCGTGATCAGTCACGATGTCGAACTCGTCGGCGAGACGGTCAACCGCGTCTTCTACTTGGACGCCAACCGCCAGGTCATCGACATCTACAACATGAACTGGAAGAACTACCTGCGTCAGCGGGTGGCCGACGAGGAGCGCCGCAAGAAGGAGCGCGTGAACGTCGAGAAGAAGGCCACCGCCCTCCAGCTGCAGGCAGCACGGTTCGGTGCGAAGGCCTCGAAGGCCGCCGCCGCCCACCAGATGGTCGCGCGTGCGGAGAAGATGCTCTCCGGTCTCGACGACGTGCGCCAGGAGGACAGGGTCGCCAAGCTCCGGTTCCCGAAGCCGGCGCCGTGCGGCAAGACGCCGCTCATGGCGCGGGGGCTGTCGAAGTCGTACGGTTCGCTCGAGATCTTCACCGATGTGGACCTCGCGATCGACCGCGGCTCGAAGGTCGTGGTCCTGGGGCTCAACGGTGCCGGCAAGACGACCCTGCTGCGCATGCTCGCCGGCGTGGACGAGCCGGACACCGGTGTGATCGAGCCGGGCCACGGGCTCAAGGTCGGGTACTACGCCCAGGAGCACGAGAACCTCGACGTGGACCGCTCCGTGCTGGAGAACATGATGTCCGCCGCCCCGAACATCACGGCGACGGAGGCCCGCAAGGTGCTCGGCTCGTTCCTGTTCACGGGCGATGATGTGCTCAAGCCCGCCGGTGTGCTCTCCGGCGGGGAGAAGACCCGTCTGTCGCTCGCGACCCTCGTCGTCTCGAGCGCCAACATGCTGCTGCTGGACGAGCCGACCAACAACCTTGATCCCGCCTCGCGCGAGGAGATCCTGGATGCGCTCGCGCACTACGAGGGCGCCGTGGTCCTCGTCTCGCACGACGAGGGCGCCGTACAGGCGCTCAACCCGGAGCGCGTCCTCATCCTGCCCGATGGTGTCGAAGACATCTGGGGTCGTGACTACATCGACCTGATCACGCTCGCCTGA
- a CDS encoding DUF3099 domain-containing protein: MKKPSPPQSATSLPRAPRDDSGARLAKYMTMMGIRIACFVAMVLITPYGWYTWIFASGAVFLPYLAVVVANVGQDGRSSRAQRPERMLETGPPAPAEPRPAPPEQPRVIRLEESPPREPEA, from the coding sequence GTGAAGAAGCCCTCCCCGCCGCAGTCGGCCACATCGTTGCCGCGCGCTCCGCGCGACGATTCCGGCGCGCGGTTGGCCAAGTACATGACGATGATGGGCATCCGCATCGCCTGCTTCGTCGCCATGGTCCTGATCACCCCGTACGGCTGGTACACCTGGATCTTCGCCTCCGGTGCGGTCTTCCTCCCGTATCTCGCCGTCGTCGTTGCCAACGTCGGACAGGACGGGCGCAGCTCGCGCGCCCAGCGCCCCGAACGGATGCTGGAGACCGGGCCACCCGCTCCGGCCGAGCCGCGACCCGCGCCCCCAGAACAGCCTCGTGTGATCCGGCTCGAGGAATCTCCTCCCCGGGAGCCGGAGGCGTGA
- a CDS encoding biotin transporter BioY: MSVAVPASDRRVLADLVARPSTRVRALAVDAALVLTGVAVVALLAKVSFFVGPVPITGQTAGVILVGAALGARRGAAALTTYLLAGLAGLPVFAGVAAGPAYVLSPSFGFILGFIPAAFVAGWFAQRAWDRKPVLAFLGFVAASIVPFLIGVPYMAAILGLVLGEQVSVAGVMAAGVLPFIVPGLIKAAAVALLVPAAWGLVRAVDRSR, translated from the coding sequence ATGTCCGTCGCCGTACCTGCATCCGACCGCCGTGTGCTCGCCGACCTGGTGGCGCGCCCCTCGACCCGCGTCCGCGCCCTGGCCGTCGATGCTGCGCTGGTGCTCACCGGCGTCGCCGTCGTGGCGCTGTTGGCCAAGGTGTCCTTCTTCGTGGGCCCGGTCCCCATCACCGGCCAGACGGCGGGCGTCATCCTCGTCGGCGCCGCTCTCGGTGCGCGCCGCGGCGCGGCCGCACTCACGACCTATCTTCTGGCCGGTCTCGCCGGCCTGCCGGTCTTCGCCGGTGTGGCGGCCGGACCCGCCTACGTGCTCTCCCCCTCCTTCGGCTTCATCCTCGGCTTCATCCCCGCCGCCTTCGTCGCGGGATGGTTCGCGCAGCGCGCCTGGGACCGCAAGCCCGTCCTCGCCTTCCTCGGCTTCGTCGCGGCGAGCATCGTCCCGTTCCTGATCGGCGTCCCGTACATGGCGGCGATCCTCGGACTGGTCCTCGGCGAGCAGGTGAGCGTGGCCGGCGTGATGGCTGCCGGCGTCCTGCCGTTCATCGTGCCGGGCCTGATCAAGGCAGCGGCGGTGGCGCTCCTCGTCCCGGCCGCATGGGGACTCGTGCGTGCCGTGGACCGCTCGCGCTGA
- a CDS encoding DUF4190 domain-containing protein, with translation MSDPTPENPVPPATPPANPSTPPTPPPTAPPTAPPAAPQQPQQPQQQTAAYPPPPSYGEQNAAPQGYPGQTGYAPPTYPGSGYTPYPAAPKTNVLAIVSLIASIANFVILPFVGALAGVITGHISLKQLKTSGENGRGMALAGTIVGWVGLALSILGIIAVILYFTWFFTMIESTGGYYDYS, from the coding sequence GTGAGCGACCCGACCCCCGAGAACCCCGTTCCGCCGGCAACGCCCCCGGCCAACCCGTCCACGCCGCCGACCCCGCCGCCCACGGCTCCGCCGACTGCTCCGCCCGCCGCCCCGCAGCAGCCCCAGCAGCCCCAGCAGCAGACCGCCGCCTATCCCCCGCCGCCGTCCTACGGCGAGCAGAACGCCGCTCCCCAGGGCTACCCGGGCCAGACCGGATACGCGCCCCCGACGTACCCCGGCTCGGGCTACACGCCTTACCCGGCCGCGCCCAAGACGAACGTCCTGGCCATCGTCTCGCTGATCGCGTCCATCGCGAACTTCGTCATCCTGCCCTTCGTTGGGGCGCTGGCGGGTGTCATCACCGGACACATCTCCCTCAAGCAGCTCAAGACGAGCGGCGAGAACGGCCGCGGGATGGCCCTCGCCGGCACCATCGTCGGATGGGTGGGCCTGGCGCTCAGCATCCTCGGGATCATCGCCGTCATCCTCTACTTCACCTGGTTCTTCACGATGATCGAGAGCACCGGCGGGTACTACGACTACAGCTGA
- the serB gene encoding phosphoserine phosphatase SerB, with protein sequence MQRSPVRSLVVLDADSTLIRNEVIELLADEAGRGAEVAAATEAAMRGEVDFAESLRSRVAELRGVPTSSFARVRDRVEPTPGVRELIAAVHERGGIVAVVSGGFHEILDGLAPELGVDVWRANRLQAADGLLTGEVLGEIVDAEGKARALREWTTQYGIDPRCTIAVGDGANDLRMMAAAGLGVAFNAKPAVRAQADLVIGRADLRDVIPLLP encoded by the coding sequence GTGCAGCGCTCCCCCGTCCGGTCCCTCGTCGTCCTGGACGCCGATTCCACCCTCATCCGGAACGAGGTGATCGAGCTCCTCGCTGATGAAGCAGGGCGTGGAGCGGAGGTCGCCGCAGCCACCGAGGCCGCGATGCGCGGCGAGGTCGATTTCGCGGAGAGTCTCCGCAGCCGCGTGGCCGAGCTGCGCGGCGTACCGACCTCATCCTTCGCACGGGTCAGGGATCGCGTCGAACCGACCCCCGGTGTCCGGGAACTGATCGCCGCCGTCCACGAGCGCGGCGGGATCGTGGCCGTCGTCTCGGGCGGGTTCCACGAGATCCTCGACGGCCTGGCACCGGAGCTCGGCGTCGACGTATGGCGGGCGAACCGGCTGCAGGCCGCGGACGGGCTGCTCACCGGTGAGGTCCTCGGAGAGATCGTCGACGCGGAGGGCAAGGCTCGGGCGCTGCGTGAGTGGACGACGCAGTACGGCATCGACCCGCGCTGCACGATCGCCGTGGGCGACGGGGCGAACGATCTGCGGATGATGGCAGCGGCGGGCCTGGGGGTCGCGTTCAACGCCAAGCCCGCAGTCCGGGCGCAGGCCGACCTCGTCATCGGGCGCGCCGACCTGCGCGACGTGATCCCGCTCCTCCCCTGA
- a CDS encoding SURF1 family protein has translation MNLKTATPAVRWSVYGLVGVLFAVVCVFLADWQFSRNDERSAQLALVERNYDAAPVALDVAVSADGSFDPEREWQPVALTGTYLTEDELVVRNRPHGGTSAFEVLTPFRTDDGRIVIVDRGWVPPAESGEGTADIPAPPEGEITVVVRLRPSEPLPPSGRSAPAGQVPTIHLPLIAGSTGSATVTSAYGILAAEDAVSETPVPLTPPSEDPGPHLSYAVQWILFAIMGFVFIGYIIRTELRHRAEDAQGTQDDAPHPDAPAETVARASRDEARPSRRGRAARRPDQDMADEDELLDRVDY, from the coding sequence ATGAACCTCAAGACCGCCACGCCTGCCGTCCGCTGGAGCGTGTACGGGCTCGTCGGCGTACTGTTCGCCGTCGTCTGCGTCTTCCTGGCCGATTGGCAGTTCTCCCGCAACGATGAACGCAGCGCACAGCTGGCGCTCGTCGAACGGAACTACGACGCCGCCCCGGTCGCCCTCGACGTCGCGGTCTCGGCCGACGGGTCCTTCGATCCCGAGCGGGAGTGGCAGCCCGTCGCGCTGACCGGGACGTACCTCACGGAGGACGAGCTGGTCGTCCGGAACCGGCCGCACGGCGGCACCTCCGCGTTCGAGGTCCTCACGCCCTTCCGCACCGACGACGGCCGCATCGTCATCGTCGACCGAGGCTGGGTTCCGCCGGCCGAGTCCGGGGAAGGAACCGCCGACATCCCGGCTCCCCCGGAGGGGGAGATCACCGTCGTGGTCCGGCTGCGACCGAGCGAGCCGCTGCCCCCGTCCGGCCGCAGCGCGCCGGCCGGACAGGTCCCGACGATCCACCTCCCGCTCATCGCGGGTAGCACCGGGTCCGCCACCGTGACCTCCGCCTACGGCATCCTCGCGGCCGAGGATGCCGTGTCCGAGACGCCCGTCCCCCTGACGCCGCCGTCCGAGGACCCGGGCCCACATCTGTCCTACGCGGTCCAGTGGATCCTCTTCGCGATCATGGGGTTCGTGTTCATCGGCTACATCATCCGCACCGAACTGCGCCATCGCGCGGAGGACGCGCAGGGCACGCAAGACGACGCACCGCACCCGGATGCACCCGCGGAGACCGTCGCCCGAGCATCCCGGGATGAGGCGCGGCCGTCACGACGAGGGCGCGCCGCCCGCCGTCCCGATCAGGACATGGCGGACGAGGACGAACTCCTCGATCGCGTCGACTACTGA
- a CDS encoding beta-ketoacyl-ACP reductase has product MSTERVVLVTGGNRGIGRAIAERFVADGYRVAVTARSGEGPEGALTVRADVTDAASLDAAYTEVEEKLGPVQIVVANAGITRDTLLLRMSEEDFDDVVSTNLGGTFRVVKRAAKGLLRARWGRVILISSVVGLYGSAGQINYASSKSGLVGFARSLTRELGSRGITANVVAPGFIETDMTAALPEETQAEYKRNIPAGRFATPAEVAGVVAWLASDDAAYISGAVIPVDGGLGMGH; this is encoded by the coding sequence ATGTCCACCGAACGCGTCGTGCTGGTCACCGGAGGCAACCGCGGTATCGGCCGTGCGATCGCCGAGCGGTTCGTCGCGGACGGGTACCGTGTGGCCGTGACCGCACGCTCGGGGGAGGGACCGGAGGGCGCGCTCACGGTACGTGCGGACGTGACCGACGCCGCGTCGCTGGATGCTGCGTACACCGAGGTCGAGGAGAAGCTCGGACCGGTGCAGATCGTCGTGGCGAACGCGGGGATCACCCGCGACACCCTGCTTCTGCGGATGAGTGAAGAGGACTTCGACGACGTGGTCTCGACGAACCTGGGCGGTACCTTCCGCGTCGTCAAACGCGCCGCGAAGGGGCTGCTCCGCGCCCGCTGGGGCCGGGTCATCCTCATCTCGAGCGTCGTCGGCCTCTATGGTTCGGCCGGTCAGATCAACTACGCGAGCTCGAAGAGCGGGCTGGTCGGTTTCGCCCGATCCCTCACCCGCGAGCTCGGCTCCCGCGGGATCACGGCGAACGTCGTGGCGCCGGGATTCATCGAGACCGACATGACTGCGGCCCTCCCCGAGGAGACCCAGGCCGAGTACAAGCGCAACATCCCGGCCGGACGCTTCGCCACGCCGGCCGAGGTCGCGGGTGTGGTCGCCTGGCTCGCATCCGACGACGCCGCTTACATCTCCGGTGCCGTCATCCCCGTGGATGGTGGACTCGGGATGGGGCACTGA